The Struthio camelus isolate bStrCam1 chromosome 17, bStrCam1.hap1, whole genome shotgun sequence genome window below encodes:
- the UPB1 gene encoding beta-ureidopropionase isoform X1, whose protein sequence is MAAGLESLESCLERHIPPEDLAEVKRILYGGEARKLNLPAAAVSAAQERDFELQGYGFEAAPEQLRRPRIVRVGLIQNKLPLPTDTAVAVQVAALHRRIEEIVEVAAMCGVNIVCFQEAWTMPFAFCTRETLPWTEFAESAEDGPTTKFCEELAKKYNMVVISPILERDEVHGGTLWNTAVVISNSGAILGKSRKNHIPRIGDFNESTYYMEGNTGHVVFQTQFGTIAVNICYGRHHPLNWLMYSINGAEIIFNPSATIGTLSESMWPIEARNAAIANHCFTCPINRVGTEYYKNAFTSGDGGKAHHDLGYFYGSSYVAAPDGSRTPGLSRTQDGLLVVEMDLNLCRQVSDKWNFKMTGRYEMYAEELNDAVQPDFTPHVIKE, encoded by the exons atggcggcaggcctggAGTCGCTGGAGTCATGCTTGGAGCGGCACATCCCGCCCGAGGACCTGGCCGAGGTGAAGCGGATCCTCTACGGCGGCGAGGCAAG AAAACTTAATTTGCCGGCTGCTGCTGTATCAGCAGCTCAGGAAAGAGATTTTGAATTACAAGGCTATGGATTTGAAGCTGCTCCAGAGCAATTGAGAAGGCCACGTATTGTTCGAGTAGGACTGATACAGAATAAACTTCCACTTCCCACAGACACAGCAGTGGCAGTCCAG GTGGCTGCGCTGCACAGACGAATTGAGGAGATTGTGGAGGTGGCAGCAATGTGTGGGGTCAACATAGTTTGTTTCCAGGAGGCTTGGA CCATGCCCTTTGCATTTTGTACAAGAGAGACGCTTCCTTGGACTGAATTTGCTGAGTCAGCAGAGGATGGGCCAACGACAAAATTCTGCGAAGAG CTGGCAAAGAAATACAATATGGTTGTGATATCTCCAATCCTGGAGCGAGATGAAGTACATGGAGGAACTCTTTGGAATACTGCAGTCGTCATTTCTAATTCTGGAGCTATCCTTGGTAAAAGTAGGAAAAATCACATTCCAAGAATTGGAGATTTCAATGAG tctacATACTATATGGAAGGAAATACAGGACATGTAGTGTTTCAGACACAGTTTGGAACGATTGCTGTGAATATCTGCTATGGGCGCCATCACCCTCTGAACTGGCTTATGTATAGTATAAATGGAGCAGAGATCATCTTTAACCCTTCGGCCACTATTGGAACACTCAG TGAGTCAATGTGGCCAATTGAAGCAAGAAATGCTGCCATAGCTAATCACTGCTTTACATGTCCCATCAACAGAGTAGGAACG GAATActacaaaaatgcatttacttctGGAGATGGTGGAAAAG cacACCATGACTTGGGCTATTTTTATGGCTCAAGTTATGTAGCTGCACCGGACGGCAGTAGGACCCCAGGACTGTCTCGCACTCAGGATGGACTTCTGGTCGTAGAGATGGATCTAAATCTCTGCAGACAAGTCAGTGACAAATGGAATTTTAAG atgactGGTAGATATGAAATGTATGCAGAAGAGCTCAATGATGCAGTCCAGCCTGATTTTACACCCCATGTAATCAAAGAGTAA
- the UPB1 gene encoding beta-ureidopropionase isoform X2, translated as MKQKNRFPEFERDHDPWKPQVAALHRRIEEIVEVAAMCGVNIVCFQEAWTMPFAFCTRETLPWTEFAESAEDGPTTKFCEELAKKYNMVVISPILERDEVHGGTLWNTAVVISNSGAILGKSRKNHIPRIGDFNESTYYMEGNTGHVVFQTQFGTIAVNICYGRHHPLNWLMYSINGAEIIFNPSATIGTLSESMWPIEARNAAIANHCFTCPINRVGTEYYKNAFTSGDGGKAHHDLGYFYGSSYVAAPDGSRTPGLSRTQDGLLVVEMDLNLCRQVSDKWNFKMTGRYEMYAEELNDAVQPDFTPHVIKE; from the exons atgaaacagaaaaatcgCTTTCCTGAATTCGAGAGAGATCACGACCCTTGGAAACCACAG GTGGCTGCGCTGCACAGACGAATTGAGGAGATTGTGGAGGTGGCAGCAATGTGTGGGGTCAACATAGTTTGTTTCCAGGAGGCTTGGA CCATGCCCTTTGCATTTTGTACAAGAGAGACGCTTCCTTGGACTGAATTTGCTGAGTCAGCAGAGGATGGGCCAACGACAAAATTCTGCGAAGAG CTGGCAAAGAAATACAATATGGTTGTGATATCTCCAATCCTGGAGCGAGATGAAGTACATGGAGGAACTCTTTGGAATACTGCAGTCGTCATTTCTAATTCTGGAGCTATCCTTGGTAAAAGTAGGAAAAATCACATTCCAAGAATTGGAGATTTCAATGAG tctacATACTATATGGAAGGAAATACAGGACATGTAGTGTTTCAGACACAGTTTGGAACGATTGCTGTGAATATCTGCTATGGGCGCCATCACCCTCTGAACTGGCTTATGTATAGTATAAATGGAGCAGAGATCATCTTTAACCCTTCGGCCACTATTGGAACACTCAG TGAGTCAATGTGGCCAATTGAAGCAAGAAATGCTGCCATAGCTAATCACTGCTTTACATGTCCCATCAACAGAGTAGGAACG GAATActacaaaaatgcatttacttctGGAGATGGTGGAAAAG cacACCATGACTTGGGCTATTTTTATGGCTCAAGTTATGTAGCTGCACCGGACGGCAGTAGGACCCCAGGACTGTCTCGCACTCAGGATGGACTTCTGGTCGTAGAGATGGATCTAAATCTCTGCAGACAAGTCAGTGACAAATGGAATTTTAAG atgactGGTAGATATGAAATGTATGCAGAAGAGCTCAATGATGCAGTCCAGCCTGATTTTACACCCCATGTAATCAAAGAGTAA
- the GUCD1 gene encoding protein GUCD1 isoform X1, translating to MKSPREAGEPLPVDCIQLKVPVIQQLYHWDCGLACSRMVLQYLNHLDNDEFQKAIQELRLTKSIWTIDLAYLMRHFGVKHKFCTQTLGVDKGYKNQSFYRKHFDTEENRVNQLFAQAKACKVLVEKCTVTVQDIQKHLSQGHIAIVLVNAVLLLCDLCSSPVKYCCFLPIGQKCFCRNPDYQGHFIVLCGYNKASGSIYYNNPAYADRTCSTSISNFEEARTSYGTDEDILFIYTDS from the exons atGAAGAGCCcgcgggaggccggggagccgcTGCCAG TTGACTGCATCCAGTTGAAAGTGCCAGTCATCCAGCAGCTGTACCACTGGGACTGTGGGCTAGCCTGCTCCAGGATGGTACTACA GTACCTGAATCATTTGGACAATGATGAATTTCAGAAAGCGATCCAGGAACTCCGGTTAACAAAGAGTATCTGGACCATTGACCTGGCTTACCTTATGCGACACTTTGGTGTTAAGCATAAATTTTGCACCCAGACACTTGGCGTGGACAAGGGCTACAAAAACCAG TCATTCTACAGGAAGCACTTTGACACAGAAGAGAATCGAGTGAATCAGCTCTTTGCACAAGCCAAAGCCTGCAAGGTGCTGGTGGAGAAGTG cacagtAACTGTTCAAGACATCCAAAAACATCTGTCCCAAGGTCACATAGCCATCGTCCTAGTGAACGCAGTTCTGTTACTGTGTGATCTTTGCTCAAGTCCTGTCAAATACTGCTGCTTCCTCCCCATCGGGCAGAAGTGCTTCTGCAGGAATCCTGACTACCAGGGTCATTTCATCGTGTTGTGTGGCTACAACAAAGCCTCAGGGAGCATTTACTACAACAACCCTGCCTATGCTGACC GAACATGCAGCACCAGCATCAGTAACTTTGAGGAAGCCAGGACAAGTTACGGCACAGATGAGGATATTCTCTTTATCTACACAGACAGCTGA
- the GUCD1 gene encoding protein GUCD1 isoform X2, producing MVLQYLNHLDNDEFQKAIQELRLTKSIWTIDLAYLMRHFGVKHKFCTQTLGVDKGYKNQSFYRKHFDTEENRVNQLFAQAKACKVLVEKCTVTVQDIQKHLSQGHIAIVLVNAVLLLCDLCSSPVKYCCFLPIGQKCFCRNPDYQGHFIVLCGYNKASGSIYYNNPAYADRTCSTSISNFEEARTSYGTDEDILFIYTDS from the exons ATGGTACTACA GTACCTGAATCATTTGGACAATGATGAATTTCAGAAAGCGATCCAGGAACTCCGGTTAACAAAGAGTATCTGGACCATTGACCTGGCTTACCTTATGCGACACTTTGGTGTTAAGCATAAATTTTGCACCCAGACACTTGGCGTGGACAAGGGCTACAAAAACCAG TCATTCTACAGGAAGCACTTTGACACAGAAGAGAATCGAGTGAATCAGCTCTTTGCACAAGCCAAAGCCTGCAAGGTGCTGGTGGAGAAGTG cacagtAACTGTTCAAGACATCCAAAAACATCTGTCCCAAGGTCACATAGCCATCGTCCTAGTGAACGCAGTTCTGTTACTGTGTGATCTTTGCTCAAGTCCTGTCAAATACTGCTGCTTCCTCCCCATCGGGCAGAAGTGCTTCTGCAGGAATCCTGACTACCAGGGTCATTTCATCGTGTTGTGTGGCTACAACAAAGCCTCAGGGAGCATTTACTACAACAACCCTGCCTATGCTGACC GAACATGCAGCACCAGCATCAGTAACTTTGAGGAAGCCAGGACAAGTTACGGCACAGATGAGGATATTCTCTTTATCTACACAGACAGCTGA
- the SNRPD3 gene encoding small nuclear ribonucleoprotein Sm D3 codes for MSIGVPIKVLHEAEGHIVTCETNTGEVYRGKLIEAEDNMNCQMSNITVTYRDGRVAQLEQVYIRGSKIRFLILPDMLKNAPMLKSMKNKNQGSGAGRGKAAILKAQVAARGRGRGMGRGNIFQKRR; via the exons ATGTCGATCGGCGTGCCCATCAAAGTCCTGCACGAGGCGGAAGGCCACATCGTCACATGTGAGACCAACACAGGAGAAGTCTATCGGGGCAAGCTTATCGAAGCTGAAGACAACATGAACTGTCAG ATGTCCAACATAACAGTGACGTACAGAGATGGACGAGTGGCACAGCTTGAACAGGTGTACATCAGAGGTAGCAAGATACGGTTTCTCATTTTACCAGATATGTTGAAGAATGCTCCTATGTTAAAGAGCATGAAGAATAAAAACCAGGGTTCTGGTGCTGGGCGAGGAAAAGCAGCTATTCTCAAAGCTCAAG tggcTGCGAGAGGAAGAGGCCGTGGTATGGGCCGTGGCAACATTTTCCAGAAGCGAAGATAA